TTTTTCCCCAGCACACTCAGCCCATTTTGGGCCATGCTTAACACTTACGGTATTTTTGCAGCAGGTTACTTTTTTAGGCCATTAGGCGGAGTTGTTATGGCCCATTTTGGTGACTTAGTCGGGCGTAAAAAACTGTTTTCACTTTCTATTTTGCTAATGGCGCTACCTACTCTGTTTATCGGGATATTGCCGACCTTTGAAAATATTGGGTATTTAGCCCCCCTACTTTTACTACTTATGCGTGTAGTGCAAGGGATTGCGATTGGGGGTGAAATTCCAGCTGCATGGACCTTTGTGTCAGAACATGTACCCGAAAGAAAAATTGGACTGGCAAATGGTTTACTAACTGCCGGACTGTCTTTAGGAATTTTACTAGGCGCGCTGATGTCTTTATGGATTTCACTGAATTTTAGTGAAGGACAGATTCACGACTGGGCATGGCGTATTCCTTTCATTGCAGGTGGTATTTTTGGTCTAGTCGCACTTTATTTACGGACTTATTTAAAAGAAACTCCAGTGTTTAAAGCCATGCAGGCACGTAAAGAAATTTCAAAAGAAATGCCTGTAAAACAAGTATTAAAAACGCATAAAACAGCCGTTGCAATTGGCATGTTATTTACGTGGTTTTTAACGGGCTGCGTGGTGGTAGTGATTTTAGCCATGCCAAATTTATTGATTGGTTCATTTGGCTTTGAACGCGCACAGACTTTTGAAATGCAAAGTGCCGCCATTGTCATGCAAATGGTCGGCTGTATTTTGGCAGGCTATTTTGCTGACCGTTTTGGCTGTGGCAAAGTCATGATGGTCGGTGCGCTTGCCGTTGCACTTACAGCAGCAGTTTTTTATAACAGTTTAGGACATGCCGCCCATTCAACCATTTTTGGCTTATATATGTTGTTGGGTCTATGCTCTGGTACTGTTGGCATGGTGTCGAGCAGTATGGTCAAAATGTTTCCCGCGCCTGTGCGTTTCTCGGGCATTTCATTTTCTTATAATTTGTCTTATGCGATTGTTGGTGGTATGACACTGCCTTTAGTGCATTGGCTCAGTCAATATAGTGATATTGGTGCGATGTATTATATTTTCGCGCTAACAATTTTAGCCTTTGTGACTGCTTTTGTATTTTGGAATAAGTTTGAAAAAAACAGATATTAAAAGCTTTAAATTATTAAATAAAAAACCACGCCGATTGCGTGGTTTTTTATTGCTGCTTAGTTTAGAAAGTAAAGCCGATATTAAAGTTAATACGGTATAACCATTTATCGCTGTTTGGCGAGGTTGCAGAGGTATAACCTGTTGAGTTGGTTGCCCCCCCAATAATGTTGGAGTTTTTACCCCACGTATAATCCGCCCAAACCATAAATGGTGAAGCAATAAACATCATACCTGTGGTGTTCATTTGCGAGTCGGACCAATCATCACGTTTTTTATCAAGGTAACTATAGTCATTATAAAACTTAATGGCTTTTAGCTTACCCATATTGGTGACAGGCAAAGTATAGGCAAGATTTAAACTGGCAATCGTCCCTTCCGAAGCAATGAAATAAGCAGGTGTAAGTCCATTCGCCCCCATTAAAGTCATATCACTATTTACACCATCTGGATTTTTAGCATCGTATTGATAATGAATGACCGAGCTTTGTAAATTAAAGCGTTTGTAGTTGTTTTCGGTGTGCAAACCGACTGCATAATATTTGCCGTCTTTGTCGGTAATATCATTATGTAGCTGAGCAATTGCACCCGATACACCGAACTCTTGCTTACCGAAATCAGTTTCTAACTTGCGAACAATGCGGGTATTCACCTGATTGCGTTTTTCATTTTGATAGGCTTTTTGAGATGGAAATGCATTTCCTGCCAAGTCATCATAAGTTGCACTTTCAGGTGAATAACGCAAATTCGTCTCTAACATTTGCGGGTAATACCCGAGTTTTAAATCCCAGTCTTTGTCGTGATAATTCCAGTTAATCCCCGGTGCAATATTGTTGCCATAACCTAAAAAGAATGGAATGTGATAGGTCCAGCCATTTTGCGGATAAGGATAAATCGTAAAAGGCTTATAAACCAAACCTGCTTCAATGCTGTTATTCGCATCTAGGTTATAGCCGACATATGCTTTTTCAATGGACGTTTTCTGTTGGTCTTGAAACATATAGCTGGCATTGATATAGGCATCATCAAATTTACCTTTGAGATCAACCCTGAAAATATCAAAATGGAGCTTACCAAAACCACGGTTCGGTCCTTCCCAATCTTCATAGCGCTGATTTAACCGAACCACCCCACCTAACTTTAATGAGTCGGTGCCATCATCACTTTTCCATTCAAGCAATGAATCTTTTGCAAATGCATTGACGCTTACCCCCAGCGTAAGCGGTGCAATGAATGCCATGATCAATGAAGTCTTTTTCATCTCTACATCCTTGATTGAGTTCCAGCGTCCTGCTGGAACTTTATTTGTTTTACCTGTAAAACTTCGTTTTTATTGTTTTTTAGACAAAAAAATTTATCTAAAAAAAGGATGGCTTAGCAGCTCCCATCGCATATGTACTAAACCATCCAAACTGGTTAATACAGTTTCTTTTGCGGTGGACCCGCGAAGTTTAATGGTCCAATCGAGTTCATATCGAGCTCAATCACGGTTGGTCCTGCAAAAGCAATAGCCTCTTGAATAACCGTTTTAAACTCATCTGCGCTACCCACTTTCCAGCTCTTCACACCCATTGATTCGCCAAGGAGTTTGTAGTCAGGTGTATGCAATTCATTGAAATACTGGCGACCACCAAAGTAGTTATTTTGAATGCCACGCATTACGCCATAACCACCGTCATTCATAATCATTAAGACCATGTTGGTGTTTTCTTGCACCATAGTTGCAATTTCACCAATGCCCAGCATTAAGCCACCATCACCGACTAGACCAATCACTTTTTTGTCAGGGTTAGCAACCGAAGCACCGATTGCAGTTGCAAGGCCTAAACCAATTGCACCCGCGAGTGAGTGAATGTTTTGATTTGGTGCTTGTACAGGGAATAAACGACTGCCCCATGTGCTACCTGACATGGTGATGTCACGTACAAAAATGCCGTCTTGAGGTAAAGCTGCACGCAAGTGATCACAAATTAAAGCGTACTGATCGATTTGCTTACGCAGTGCATCAATTGCAGCCTGTTTTGCTGCCACTACAGCAGCATCGTAATTGGCATCAACTTTTGAAGTTCCTTGAAGCTGCTCTAACACACGTGTTAAGACATCTTTGGCATCACCACAAATGAAGTTTCGGATTTTGTAATTACGTTGCTGAGCCACTGGATTTGCATCAACCTGAATAATATTTTCAGGGAATTCAACCGAATAAGTTTTTGTTTCATTACTACGTAAACGTGAACCCATCACAACCATTAAGTCAGCATCTTTTAATAACTGCTCAACACCTGCTGAGTTATGGAAAGCACCTAAACTACGTGGATGATCATCTGCCAAAACACCGCGGCCGTGCGTAGACGACACTACTGGAATACCTAAATCTGCAATGGCTTTAACTTCGGCAACGCTATTTAAAGTTCCACCGCCAATCCAGAAAATCGGACGTTTTGCTTTTTTGATTTCACTGACAAGAAGATCAATTTCAGCTTGCTCTGCCTGTGGCAACTCAAGTGCTTTCACTGGACCAAGATTAAGTGGCAAATCGATTTCTGCTGCTTGTACATCAATTGGTAACTCTACACTTACTGGTCCCATTGGAACCGTGGTTGCTACACGGATTGCTTCACGTATCACACCAACTGCATTGTCTGGACTGGTAATACGGAACGCTGCTTTGCTTGATGCACGTAAGAATGTAAGTTGGTCTTTGGTTTCATGGATGAAGCTTGCATCACGGTCGAGATATTCACGCTCAACTTGACCAGTTAAATGCAATACAGGACTACCAGCATTCATTGCTTCTATCAATGAACCTACCGCATTACCTGCACCAGCGCCTGTACTGGTCAACGCTACACCTAAGCCTTTAAAGCGTGAGTGTGCATCTGCCATAGTAACCGCACCCGCTTCACCACGTGCTGCAACAAAGCGCATTTTTTCACGGCGCCCTACTGCATCGGCAATAGGTAAATTGTGGATGGAAATAACACCATAAATACTATCAACTTGGTGCGCTTCTAAAACTCTTGCGATTGCTTCGCCTACATTTACACGTTCAGTCATGTCTGTTCCTCAAAATTTGTTTTTCAGTCCTTGAATTTATTAATCGCACCAAGGGTTAGGCTGTTCATTCAGCCCCATATAAATACTCTTTTGTTGCATGTACGATAAAATGCCCAAACGGCCTTTTTCGCGCCCGATTCCACTATCTTTAAAGCCACCAAACGGCGCACTAATCGAGAATTTTTTGTAGGTATTAATCCATACCGTTCCAACCTCTAACGCACGTGCGATGCGCCAAGCTTTGCGATAGCTTTCAGTCCAGATGCCTGCGGCAAGGCCAAAACAACTGTCATTGGCTTGGGAAATTAAATCTTGCTCGTTGTCATATTTCATAACCACTAAAACAGGGCCAAAAATTTCTTCCTGACAGGTTTGAGCACTGTTATTTAAGCCCGTAATAATGGTCGGTAAGTAATAACTTCCTTTGGCATAGTCACCAGTGGTAAGCGCTTCACCACCAATCAGAACCTGACCACCTTCGCTTTTAGCAAGCTGCACATAGCGGTCAACTGACTGCAAATGTTTGTCATTGACCAGTGGCCCTAAATGCACACCAGCCTGTTCCGGATGGCCCACACGTAAGCCTTTGGTAATTTCAACCAAACGCGTTAAAAACTGATCGTAAAGACTGCTATGAATAAACAAGCGAGAACCTGCGATACACGCTTGGCCTGCTGAGCTAAAAATACCGTACGCAACACCTTTAGCAGCAAGTTCTACATCAGCATCTGGTAAAACGATGGTTGGTGACTTTCCACCTAACTCAAGCGAAGTGGTAATGAGTTTATCTGCGGCAATGTGTGCCAAATGACGACCCGTGGTTGTTCCACCTGTAAAAGAGATTTTGCGAACCAATGGATGTTGAGCAATTGCGTCACCAATCACAGAACCGCGACCAACTAACACACTGAGTAAGCCTTTTGGTAAGCCAGCTTCTTCAAAAATCTTGGCAAGCTCTAAAGCAATCAGTGAAGTTGCTTCTGCTGGTTTTAAAACCACGGCATTTCCTGCTGCCAAAGCTGGAGCAAGCTTTTGAACTTCACTCGCAATTGGAGAGTTCCAAGGGGTAATGGCTGCCACAACACCTACAGGTTCATGCACGCTCATGGTCATAAAGTCTGGAGCACGTTGAGTGGTGAGCTCATCGTTCAATGTTTCACATGCCGCAGCAACATAACGTGCAGTTGCCGCCGCGCTCATCACCAAGCCACGAGTTTCGGTTAAAGGCTTACCATTATCACGTGTTTGTAATTTCGCTAACTCATCTACACGTGCTTCAATAATGTCTGCAACTTTGTAGAGAATACGTGCGCGCTCATGCGGCAAGCTGTTTCTCCAGCTTGGTTGACGCCAAGCCTGATCTGCTTTCTCAATTGCTTCATTTACATCTTCAAGCGTTGCTGTTGAAAGCTCAGCGTTTACCGACTGATCTGCCGGAAACAGGCTTTGAATGACTGCACCACGGCCTAATCGCCATTCACCTGCAATATAAATTTCCTTTGCCATGATCAAATCCTTCTTAAATCTGTATTGCTTCTACACTGTTGCGACAAGCACGAATCACGCTAAGCGCAGCCAAAGTTGATGTTTTTGGGTTACTTGCTAACGGCACGCCCACCAGTTCAATGGTCATTTGCCCAAAGCCACCTTCTGCCACAATGGTGTGTTTATTTTTGTTGATGGTTGGATCAACAGTTAACTCAACCATGGTTTCATCCATACCAAGCCCTGCAAGTGCAATGGTTGCTGCAACGTTGGCATTGGCTGGAAATTTGGTCGCAGCTTCACGGGCAGTTCCTGTGAAAAAAACTGTAGCCTCAGCAACATGATCTAAATCGACCAATTGCTCTGCATAACTACCCTTCCAGCTTTTTGGACTCTTACAGCCTTTGTAAGTGACTTTTTGCAAACCACCTTCTTTGGCCGCAGAAATACCGTCAATGCCTGCGATAGCCCCTGCCAGTAAATGCAGATGGGCATCATTTTTTTCAGCAGTTTGCTTAAGCTGAATCAAAAACTCGTTATCAGCCAAAGTACCCACCGAAATCAGACCAATGGTCCAGCCTTTCGCTAAAACTTTTTGAGCATGCTCTTTCACGGCTGCTTGACCTGCCACCTCAATAACATAGTCAGGCTCACCATCACATTGCTCAATATCTGAAATCACCTGAATCTCGGAAGACACTTGTGACTGCACTTTTTCAATACTGCGAGATGGCACGACAATCCATTTGAGTTGCAGATCTTGAGGCAAGTGGGCATACACTTCTGCCGCCATTGCGCCAAAACCAATCATCATCAACTTTTTCATGACAGCACCTAATATTTATAAATGTTTGTTAAAACCACCCGAGACATCTATTGCTGAACCTGTGGTGTAAGATGCCAATGGTGATGCCAAGAAAACTAAAGCACGTGCAGGCTCTTCTGGGCGGCCTAAACGCTGCATTGGAATACCGCGATTTTTTGCAATATTGCCTGTCCACTCCTCCCATGACAGATTTAAATCTGAACGGGTTTCATAACGGCGTTTCCACTGCGCAGATTCGACCATACCGAGTAAAATCGAGTTCACGCGAACACCATATTGAGTAAACTCATGTGCCAAAGAATGGGTTAAGTTCAAAAGTGCAGCGCGTGCAGATGAAGTCGCAATCATGTGCGGTTCAGGTTGCAATGCCAGTAATGAGTTCACATTGGTAATAGACGCATTTGCCGACTGTTTTAAGTCGTCAAGAAAAGCTCTTACCGGATGTAAAACACTGAAATATTTCAGCTCAATTTCTTTCATCCAGTCTTCATCTTGCGTATTTTCAAAATTTGAAACACGACCTTGCCCAGCATTGTTAATGAGCATGTCCACATTGCCCAAATTGAGTTTGACGTCTTTGGCAAATTGCTGAACTTCTTCTTTTTTCAAAACATTACATGCTTTGGTAAAAATATTGGCATGTGGAAATTTTTCTAAAATATAGTGCTTAGAAGCATTTAAACGTTCTTCATCGCGACCACACCAAGCAACTTTTGCACCCTCTGCAACCAGTATTTCAACAGCAGCCAGCCCAATCCCAGATGAGCCACCGGTAACAACTGCAACTTTTCCTTCAACTTGGAAGCTCATAATCCTTAATCTCTCTTACGATTGTTCCTGAATCGTCAACATAATTTGGTTAAATGCTTGCGGTTGGTCGACATAACTTAAATGTCCTGCATCTTCTATGATGAAGCGCTGTTCCAACTGCAATTCCTGAGCAAGCTCTTGTATACCTAACGCAGGAGTGATTTGATCTTGCTGCCCTGCAATCACTGTGCATGGGACTTTTAAATGGGTTAAATAATTACGTATTTCGTCATATGCCAGTAAGTACGATGCATGTGTGAAACCCTGTAGGGTCAACTGTTGCATCACCTCTGAAACTAAGGCTAAGGCTTGTGGCTCTTGTTTATAAATCAAATGAGGTCCACGGCTTTCGGCCATGCCTTTAGCACCAAGTTCTTTCAACATTTTTGGTCTTTTTTCAAAAACCTGAATTTGTGTTTGTTCATCGTGGCGCTGGTAACCTTGCGCTAAGTTAGCGACAACCAAGTGTTCCACTCGCTCTGGGTAAAGTGCAGCGAATGCACTCGCCTGTAAGGCACCTAATGAGTGTCCAACCACAATTGCTTTTTCAATTTTTAAAACATCGAACAATTCAACCAAACGCTTTGCATAATCAGTAGCATCGGGTTGATC
This genomic stretch from Acinetobacter oleivorans DR1 harbors:
- a CDS encoding SDR family oxidoreductase; translated protein: MSFQVEGKVAVVTGGSSGIGLAAVEILVAEGAKVAWCGRDEERLNASKHYILEKFPHANIFTKACNVLKKEEVQQFAKDVKLNLGNVDMLINNAGQGRVSNFENTQDEDWMKEIELKYFSVLHPVRAFLDDLKQSANASITNVNSLLALQPEPHMIATSSARAALLNLTHSLAHEFTQYGVRVNSILLGMVESAQWKRRYETRSDLNLSWEEWTGNIAKNRGIPMQRLGRPEEPARALVFLASPLASYTTGSAIDVSGGFNKHL
- a CDS encoding aspartate dehydrogenase, encoding MKKLMMIGFGAMAAEVYAHLPQDLQLKWIVVPSRSIEKVQSQVSSEIQVISDIEQCDGEPDYVIEVAGQAAVKEHAQKVLAKGWTIGLISVGTLADNEFLIQLKQTAEKNDAHLHLLAGAIAGIDGISAAKEGGLQKVTYKGCKSPKSWKGSYAEQLVDLDHVAEATVFFTGTAREAATKFPANANVAATIALAGLGMDETMVELTVDPTINKNKHTIVAEGGFGQMTIELVGVPLASNPKTSTLAALSVIRACRNSVEAIQI
- a CDS encoding MFS transporter; amino-acid sequence: MDQDLTLQDANYLNKEDKRTLALSSLGGALEFYDFVIYVFYAKIISDLFFPSTLSPFWAMLNTYGIFAAGYFFRPLGGVVMAHFGDLVGRKKLFSLSILLMALPTLFIGILPTFENIGYLAPLLLLLMRVVQGIAIGGEIPAAWTFVSEHVPERKIGLANGLLTAGLSLGILLGALMSLWISLNFSEGQIHDWAWRIPFIAGGIFGLVALYLRTYLKETPVFKAMQARKEISKEMPVKQVLKTHKTAVAIGMLFTWFLTGCVVVVILAMPNLLIGSFGFERAQTFEMQSAAIVMQMVGCILAGYFADRFGCGKVMMVGALAVALTAAVFYNSLGHAAHSTIFGLYMLLGLCSGTVGMVSSSMVKMFPAPVRFSGISFSYNLSYAIVGGMTLPLVHWLSQYSDIGAMYYIFALTILAFVTAFVFWNKFEKNRY
- a CDS encoding thiamine pyrophosphate-binding protein — encoded protein: MTERVNVGEAIARVLEAHQVDSIYGVISIHNLPIADAVGRREKMRFVAARGEAGAVTMADAHSRFKGLGVALTSTGAGAGNAVGSLIEAMNAGSPVLHLTGQVEREYLDRDASFIHETKDQLTFLRASSKAAFRITSPDNAVGVIREAIRVATTVPMGPVSVELPIDVQAAEIDLPLNLGPVKALELPQAEQAEIDLLVSEIKKAKRPIFWIGGGTLNSVAEVKAIADLGIPVVSSTHGRGVLADDHPRSLGAFHNSAGVEQLLKDADLMVVMGSRLRSNETKTYSVEFPENIIQVDANPVAQQRNYKIRNFICGDAKDVLTRVLEQLQGTSKVDANYDAAVVAAKQAAIDALRKQIDQYALICDHLRAALPQDGIFVRDITMSGSTWGSRLFPVQAPNQNIHSLAGAIGLGLATAIGASVANPDKKVIGLVGDGGLMLGIGEIATMVQENTNMVLMIMNDGGYGVMRGIQNNYFGGRQYFNELHTPDYKLLGESMGVKSWKVGSADEFKTVIQEAIAFAGPTVIELDMNSIGPLNFAGPPQKKLY
- a CDS encoding alpha/beta fold hydrolase, which codes for MMTLIEKLAEFPVKTVTVQGQQQAYREAGQGEYLVLLHGISSGSASWVNQLEVLSHHFHVIAWDAPGYGKSDELLTDQPDATDYAKRLVELFDVLKIEKAIVVGHSLGALQASAFAALYPERVEHLVVANLAQGYQRHDEQTQIQVFEKRPKMLKELGAKGMAESRGPHLIYKQEPQALALVSEVMQQLTLQGFTHASYLLAYDEIRNYLTHLKVPCTVIAGQQDQITPALGIQELAQELQLEQRFIIEDAGHLSYVDQPQAFNQIMLTIQEQS
- a CDS encoding aldehyde dehydrogenase, which codes for MAKEIYIAGEWRLGRGAVIQSLFPADQSVNAELSTATLEDVNEAIEKADQAWRQPSWRNSLPHERARILYKVADIIEARVDELAKLQTRDNGKPLTETRGLVMSAAATARYVAAACETLNDELTTQRAPDFMTMSVHEPVGVVAAITPWNSPIASEVQKLAPALAAGNAVVLKPAEATSLIALELAKIFEEAGLPKGLLSVLVGRGSVIGDAIAQHPLVRKISFTGGTTTGRHLAHIAADKLITTSLELGGKSPTIVLPDADVELAAKGVAYGIFSSAGQACIAGSRLFIHSSLYDQFLTRLVEITKGLRVGHPEQAGVHLGPLVNDKHLQSVDRYVQLAKSEGGQVLIGGEALTTGDYAKGSYYLPTIITGLNNSAQTCQEEIFGPVLVVMKYDNEQDLISQANDSCFGLAAGIWTESYRKAWRIARALEVGTVWINTYKKFSISAPFGGFKDSGIGREKGRLGILSYMQQKSIYMGLNEQPNPWCD